A stretch of DNA from Sylvia atricapilla isolate bSylAtr1 chromosome 3, bSylAtr1.pri, whole genome shotgun sequence:
CCCACTAGGCTGGCCAAACTGGACACTATGCAGGACAAACTGCTGGCATTGAGGGTCCTGGTGTGGGACACAATTTGGTTCATGCTTCCTGCGTGAACGGCTCTAGGCACACTTAGACTAAGACTGCATGATACTTCTGTCCCCAGGGATTCATGTTTACTTAGGCTTAATTACAGAAGAGCTAGCGATTATCACTTGTCGATCTCTGGATATAATAGGAAAGGGCTTATaaactggttttcttttaaatagtttgTAGGTGCCTGGAGGGATTTTAATTTAGCTCTAAATGTTGATGTTTTGTTATCCTCTCCCTGaagcaaaaaggaaacagaCCTTGCAAACTGCAAGGACCTCGGGGAAGGATGTTGTCACCATTGCTCgtcctccctctgctgctggagaccACAGCACACGGCCTGGTGAGCAGTGCAGCATCCAGGGATGTCACCACCTTTTTCCAGCTGGCTCAGGAAGACACTTGGGAGAATGATAATCTCACCAGCGTGTCCTGTGAGGATCTGAAGAACAGGACCTGGATCACCCTGCAGCTGACCAACAGCAGCCTGACAACTTTCCCTGTCTGCCTCCCAGAGGCCCTGGAGACCTTGGATCTCAGCAATAACCTCTTGGAAGAGGTGAATGGCACAGAGATAGCAAACCTCCCACGGCTGCGTGTCCTCTCACTGAGGCACAACCACCTCTGGTCAGTGAGGTGGGGATCTGAAGCCCTCAGCACCCTCGTCAAGCTGGACCTGAGTTTTAATAAGCTGTCATCTGTGCCATCCTGCCACGGCTCTGCCCTGCCTAACCTGAAGTGGTTGTCCTTGGCTGGAAATCCACTGATTGAAATCCAGCCACTGGCTTTTTCCTGCTACCCTCAGCTGCAGGTCTTGAACCTCTCTTTGACGCTGCTCGGGCAGGATGACAGCAGAGGAATTAGAGACTCTGCTTTTGCCATCAGCACAGATCCCACTGTCCCAGATCCCAGGCCTGGAAACTCCATCAATGTGCTTGATCTGAGTGGGACCTTTTTTGAGAAAAGTAAGTTTCTGGCTTTCCCACTGTAAACACGGGGCTTGGGCAGGCCAGGGAAGCAGAAGCCTTGCTGGGACAGTAGCTCCCATCCTGGCTGAGCCTGGAGTGCAGGAGGAACACACCTCATGCTGAAAGCTGCAAACAGCTGGTCCAAGTGTGCAAGGCACTCTCATGCAGACCAGCCTCCCAAAGGAGGGGCAGAGACCAAACACCATGAGACAGGACAATTTGTCCTAGTGTAGTCACCCACCTCCATCCTAATCCCACTGTCTGCCACTGACAGTCATCCCCCTGTCAGCCCCGGGATTAGTTTTGGGAAGCACAGGAGGAAATTCGCTTCTCTTTCCAGACAGGCTGTTGAAATCTTTCTTTGTCCCCACAGCTACACCCAGCTTTTAGCCCTGCATTGAAGTAGCAGAGAGGCTTTTTGTGCCATCCGCAGCCGGGCCCCGAATACTTCTGCTGTGAGGGGAGACAATCCCTGCCCCGAGCAGTCCACAGGAGGCTTCTTCCCTTTTGCCGGCCTCGGTTTATACCTGAGGTGCTGAGACACACAGATGGGAGATGCCTtgcccagctgctctcagcctggggcagggccaAGGCTTTAGGGGCTCCTCAAGCTGGAGATTTCCCTTCAGCTCACGTTAAACAGCTGCACCACCGAATTTCCTCCATGAATTTGCCTAATCCCCCATGTGGTAGTGAGTTACCCTACTGAGTCATGGGACAGAAAGGCCCTTTGTACAAGACctattctttctgtttcatGCCTCTTGGCTCTTTTTCCTGTGCGAGGAGAAATAATGATTTGCCTTTCTTGCACCAGTCAGGACCTTGTAGACCACTTTCCTGAGCAGAGAAATCCTTGTTCATTTAATCTCACCCAGCAAGAGATCTATATCTCTTATCAGCTTTgtccttttctcccctcttttctTCTGCCCTATAACAGATTGACCTGCAGGGACTATTAGAAAAATGCATGGGTGTTTATGCACTAGTGTATTGACTTTTGTTGTGTTCCTTTCCCAAAGAGAATAGCTGCAGAAGGGGACAGATGCTTTATATCTATGGATTCAAACCCTTTTCCTGGGCAGAAATCCACAGGAATGCTCTGTTTAGGCAATAGGcgtaaatatttttctctttcagttcaaCCAGAGTGGGGCAGAGACTTGGCCAACCTCAGATCACTTCACCTGACAAACATGCCACAGTTAAGAAGCCTCGACAGCGACTTCTTCAAGTCTGTGCCCGGTCTCCGAGAGCTGTACTGTCAGGATTCCCCTTCCCTGAGTTTTGTGCAGACAGAGATGTTTGACCGTGCTCCTCACCTGAGCAATCTCTCATTTGAGAAGTGAGTTGGGTCTTTTTGTCCTTCCTCACATAAAGCACTCACagaatgctgctttttcctcacaGCCTGGGAGCTGACTTGAGCAGTTTGTTACCAGATTTAGGAAGGAGGTGTGGGCTTGCTGTCTTTGCCATACAAGTTCTGTGATCTGGCCTGATAGAGCTGATACAGCCCAAAGAGGCAGCATGAGACTCATAGCACAATTAATTGTTTGCTTGAGGTTGTATCCATCGTGTTCCCACTCCTCTGCCTTATCTCCCTGTCCAATGGATGGATTCACCCAGTGGCTGTTTAGATCAGCACAGGTCCACTGAATCCCACTTGTGACACAGACCAGGCTTCCAAACCCCCACAATGGCAATATCCCATCAGAGGAGAAGCAGGTCACTGAGGGTTCCCTGCTCTGCAAGGATGAATGCTGACAGTTCCCTAAAACATGCATCTAAGAAGCAGACAAAAATCCTGTCCCTCTCACTCCTGCTGTGAGAGTTTAATATAGTTCCTTGTTAAGCATTAGGAAAAGCAATGTTTTAGTCCTCTTTCTAAGGGCAGCACCTCTTGGTACATCACATACCTGAAATACTCAGAGGAGCAAAGTCCGAAAGTGATTTATCAAAATAAGAGCAGGTGAAGTGCACACAGAGCAGTCAGCATAAAGGCAAAAATCTGGAGAGCACTTTGAAACGTTTTTATAATAGAGACCCAGATATAAGCatatcagaaaacaaacactagAGCACTGGCTAGAAACCAGTTTCAGGGAAATAAACCCACACCAAGCAAAACCCCTATGCATTCCATCCCCCCCTTATTGCCCTACTGAAGTCACACAGCACTTTGCAACACTTGCAGGAATACCAGTTCAAAGTGCTAAAAGTCATGCCCAAACTTAAAGGAACTGCAGTTAAAGTCctagaaaaaaagagagcatCCTCTGAGCATGCAGAGTGCAGGATGGTGGGTCTAATAACTGGTTACTACCAAGAGAACTGGGAATATTGCTTTGTGCCTTACACACACTAAGGATAAGGGATACTAAGCACACTCCAGTTGTTGGAAGGTAGCTCAGAGGTTTTTAATTATTGCATTTGTCTTCTTGTAGCTGTAACCTGAGTTCCTTTAATCCTTGGAACACCAATTCATCAGATGGCATCACCATCAACTTGTACGGGAATCCTCTGCTGTGCAActgccagctctcctggctgctgtccaAGCCCAAGAAAGTTGTTCTGCAAAAGTAAGTGAGGTCAAGGAGATCAAGTAATGCTCTTCAGACACAGTTTCAATGTGCAAGTTGTTTGGGAGCAGACATTCACCACCATTCACTAAGTTATTCAAATTCTTTGTGTGTTCTTCCCTTCCACAAGAGgtagaagtgaaaaaaaaaacgTCTTTTTAAGGGACAATGCATAAAGCGTTATTAGCTGTAGATTCAACTTCAAGGTgatcatattttctttctgttttggaCCATATTTCACTATTAGCTGGAGACAGAAAAGGAGCTGTCCTGATGTGCCAGGCCTGGgagcagaaacaggaaaacttTAGATCGTTAACAAACTATTTTGCCCTACCCCTGCTATTCGCAAAGCttacatcagcagcagcagccaacaAAACCCCTTGCAAATAGCACCATTTCTCACCTATTGTTTTCATGCTCCCCTACGGTTTTACAGACTAATTACAATAAGCCGCagttaaaagaaatatttgcatataaaCGGTCTCTCTTCCTTTTGAAAGGCCACCAAGAATATTTGCCATCAAATCTCTCAGAGAGCAGGGAAGTAGATTGTTTAAATTAGATAGTTTTTCATCCGGATGGGTTTAGCAGTTGCATTCTTCACCAAAACTTCAGTGTCTGAGTAAATCAAGAATTCGATCTTAGTCATTTAAAAGTCCCGCGTCAGCCCACATCCAGCTGCCTAAACCAGACGGATTAAGAATCCTGGGAATCGTGTTACATCCCTCTGCACGTGTTCCACTGTTACTGTGGCATTAAAGTCTCTTTAAGACTAGTTGCCTTGAATCCCGATGCCCTTTGCTAAAGTTCACAGCCATTGTTCTGGCAAAGGACACTTCCCCTCGGGCAAAAGGTATCCCTGCACcttacaaaaccaaaaagccagTTCCCGGTAAATCCCACAGTCAGTGCTGTGGAAAAGTTGCCTGGACTATTGTTAAGACAATCTAGCTTTGGTCTAGTTTTCACATTCTCAGTAACATAAAGACTGTTTTGACAGCAGGTCACCTATTCCAATCCAAGCAGTCTACAGAAACCTGTGATGTTCTGCTGGACCTTGACTATTCTGGTTTCCCTCTGCAGGGCTTGGGAGACTTTTTGCACATCCCAGGAAGATTCAGGCAGACCTCCAACATCTTTTTCACTGCTGGAGCTCTACGATAAATGCCAGTCAGAGAGCAACGTTACACTGCCCGATTCAAACACAGCCCTTCCTGATCACTATGCTTTCACCAGTGAGGATGCCTCTGCTGCAGTAACAACAGACTCAGCTCTGCAGACCAAAGATTCGACTCACACCAGCTCCCTAATCCAGAGGGATGCAAGGAGCACAGCAGCATCCAGCCCAATGCTAACCAAAGACACCTACACCAGCTCCCTGATCCAGAGGGATGTGATGAGCACAGCAGCATCCAGCCCAACCGAGCCGATCCTAACAGAGGTTAACAGTTCCTCCCACGAGGAGGAGGCAGTATCTAAATCTACAAGCAATCCCCCTTCCTTGGCATCTGTAACCACCTTCCCGGTTTTTCTCCAAGAGCTCTTTGCTCAGTTCTCAGATCACAGCTCCACAAGTCCAGCTGGAACAGAACAGCTACAGAGAGGGCTCAGAACAACGGCCACAACATTCCCCAGGGAAGGGCCATTcaaccagagcagcagtgattACTCTGCTGGAGGAACAGGAGTCCCCCACACCACCAACCACCACATTCTCTCCTTTGCCACCCATGGCAGGGAAGGTGCCCCCCAGACGAGCCCCCCTCAGCCGAAGTCCACCAGGAGCAGTGCCCGCTCAGAGCCTGCACCCACCACACCACCACCACATTACGTCGAGGACTACGACTACGAGGAACAAGGAAAGGAAACCCCGGTGCACACTGCCCACGTTGCCTGTGACTACAACCCTTGCAGGCACCTGCAGAAGCCGTGCAGGGAACTCCAGAACgtgtccaaatgctcctgtCCCGGGACATCGAGGGAAGATGAGATTCCAGACCCACCCAGGCTCAGAGAGGTGACTGAAATCactgacagctctgcacagaTTCGCTGGTGTGCCCCATATTCAGTTGTTCACAGCTATGAGCTGATGCTTCGTGCCCAAGACGATGAGGACAGGCATTTCATCATGGACAACATCTACCCCACGGCCAGGCAGTACACTCTGTATAACCTGCTACCATTCACCACTTACCAGATCTGTGTGACTGCCTCCAACAAAGCAGGGTCAAGCCAGACAACAGGCCAGGAAATTCCAGGTAATTCGTGCACcagctttaaaacaaaacccagctaCAAGTATGTTTTTGCCGGTCTGTCTGCAGCAAGTGGACTCCTTCTCATTACCACAATTATTTTGTCTGTATGCCTGTGTAAGGCATGTAAAAAGCCTCAGAGTGAGCAGTACGGTACACACTTAGTCTCCTACAAGAACCCAGCATTTGATTATCccttaaaaatacaaaccacTAATTAGCTTTGGGATTGTTCTATGCATTCAAAGTTTACTATCTCCAGCACCTTGGTGTGTTTTTGTGAGACTCTGTCCTTCATCAAAACTATGAGCCATCAGATTCCATAACCCTGACATTTCTAAAGGAGAGAAAACCaccaaaagaagagaaaaactaaTAATGAAGGTAGTCAACCCAAAGAAGTTTTTGGACTCCTATTCCTGTGCTAAACTGCAGCAAGCCTAGACACTAACCTTGAAAAGTTGTTTTTGTAATCACCTACAAATAGAGTAGCATAAATTTCACACAGTGAGAGGCTGCCTGGCCAGCTGTCTGCCTCCAGTATTTCTCATGAGCACAGTCAGATGAGAGCTGCAATTCAAGGTGCATTAAGCTGAGCAAGACACACTCTGCTTTCACTCACAGAGCAAAGCTGGGGGTTCCACTTTTTAAAGGTATTATCCTTTAAATAAggataatatttaaatactttaataaGGAGAGAGTATAGCTGAAAGGAGTGAATGGGCTCAGTGACAAGATGCTGCTCAGATCTAACTCCTCTAAGTAAATGCAGTGGATGCAGGTGATCAGTCTAACTTCAGTCCGGGAAGAAGAAACATGAAATTTAATTGTAGTCAAAGATTGTGCAGTTCCTTAAGGAAGGGGTAATTGTGTTGTTCTGACTTTTTATGAGGCTATCCACAACTGAGCCTCCCAAGAGCTTCCCCAAAACAAGCTCACAGGCAGCGGGGGGTTTGCAGTACAGCGATGACCCACAGAAGGGGAAGTGGAACATGTTAACATTTGCTTCCCTGTGGATTTTAAGCAGAGAGGATGTTCTATCCCAATCATCCATCCCATCTCCAGATTTAGCAGCTGATGATTTACCTCATACAGAGGCAAAATGCCAAGTAATGAAGCAATTTAATGCATGTGCTGCTGAGACTTGGAAAACCTAAATCCCCTGCACTAGCAGCAGACAGTTCTGTAGTCACCTTTCAAATGAACTCTTGGGTGCCAGTTTCTGGGCAGTAATAGTAAGAGATGCTGACAATCCCAGCTTTGAGCTGGCTGCTAGAACCCAAAGGGGTGTCCCAGCCTGATATTTCCCCATAGGcttcagctccaggagctgcctgttcctgctgctgtatGGAAGCAGTGCATAAGACCCCCTGAACTCTGAGGGCAAGGTGCTGTACTCTTGGTGTACAAGGTGTGTGCAGAGTCTCTGTTCtattcttttggggtttttaatgcTCTCagtattacagaaataaaagccacagagctgtgttctgattttttattaaagataTGGATCCTGGTGTTGTCTTTACCATCTACAGTGTTAAGCCTGAAAAATTAACTCCTTTTGTTTTGGAATGAACTTTCAACATGtagtaaagaaatgtttttattatggTAGATTTGTGTTCTCTGGTGTCCcaaaagctttcattttgtATGTGGCAGAAGGAGGCTTGTGCCTTCGCAGCACTGTGGGCTTGCAGTCCTTTCCTGGAAatctgtcctgtccccagcactgcg
This window harbors:
- the LRRN4 gene encoding leucine-rich repeat neuronal protein 4, with the protein product MLSPLLVLPLLLETTAHGLVSSAASRDVTTFFQLAQEDTWENDNLTSVSCEDLKNRTWITLQLTNSSLTTFPVCLPEALETLDLSNNLLEEVNGTEIANLPRLRVLSLRHNHLWSVRWGSEALSTLVKLDLSFNKLSSVPSCHGSALPNLKWLSLAGNPLIEIQPLAFSCYPQLQVLNLSLTLLGQDDSRGIRDSAFAISTDPTVPDPRPGNSINVLDLSGTFFEKIQPEWGRDLANLRSLHLTNMPQLRSLDSDFFKSVPGLRELYCQDSPSLSFVQTEMFDRAPHLSNLSFENCNLSSFNPWNTNSSDGITINLYGNPLLCNCQLSWLLSKPKKVVLQKAWETFCTSQEDSGRPPTSFSLLELYDKCQSESNVTLPDSNTALPDHYAFTSEDASAAVTTDSALQTKDSTHTSSLIQRDARSTAASSPMLTKDTYTSSLIQRDVMSTAASSPTEPILTEVNSSSHEEEAVSKSTSNPPSLASVTTFPVFLQELFAQFSDHSSTSPAGTEQLQRGLRTTATTFPREGPFNQSSSDYSAGGTGVPHTTNHHILSFATHGREGAPQTSPPQPKSTRSSARSEPAPTTPPPHYVEDYDYEEQGKETPVHTAHVACDYNPCRHLQKPCRELQNVSKCSCPGTSREDEIPDPPRLREVTEITDSSAQIRWCAPYSVVHSYELMLRAQDDEDRHFIMDNIYPTARQYTLYNLLPFTTYQICVTASNKAGSSQTTGQEIPGNSCTSFKTKPSYKYVFAGLSAASGLLLITTIILSVCLCKACKKPQSEQYGTHLVSYKNPAFDYPLKIQTTN